Genomic DNA from Perca fluviatilis chromosome 12, GENO_Pfluv_1.0, whole genome shotgun sequence:
GGCTGAGCTGTGATATGTGCAGGTAGTGAGCTTATCAGAAGAAGATCTCAAgatcaaaatgtattcaaagtATTATGATATATGCAAATGATCAAAACATTTCTCATGGCTCGTCAAAAGGATCAGttgtaaacaaaacatttaaacagaaaagtacaacaaaagtagatttttgttttaatgtttccgCCCTTAATTGATacaactgaagaaaaaaaccaGCTGAGCTACCCGGGCAccattgtttagttttttaggTGTGGTTATCCATATCTTTTATATATTGAGTTTCACTGTATGTTAAAgattatacaaacacacacacacacacacacacacacacacacacacacacacacacacacacacacacacacacagaaaaaagctTGTGATGGGAGTTCAGGCACTGCCCACAGAGATGGAAAGTTGATAAAGTTGACTGCACATATAAAGGAGCAGCAGGCGACGGCTGTGTCTGTGGATCTGCTCTCAGCACACAGTAAGTTCACCTCTAAAACTCTGCTGAGGACTTGCAGCTCTCTACGGTTCTTAAAACCAGATCCATGATTGTAAATGTGTGGTAAAAGACGACCTGTGATTTGTTTTAAAgtattgttcttttttgctttcAGGATCTAACCTACGGTTTCAAAATGTACGGACAGAACCAAGGTAAATCACACAACCACCTTCAATTATAATGAATGTGCTTTACATATTTGATAATCACCTTTGCTATGTATTAACTAACTGATTTCTCTTTTCTTGTTATGTTTAGGAAACCAGTACCCTCCTGGTTATCCAAACAATCCTCAGCAGATGCCAGGGGGATTCCCTCAATATCCTCCAGGCACTGTCCCAGGACCAAACTACCCTCCTCAGCCCTACGGTCCACACGGAGGCCAACAGGGACATGGACCTGGACCTGGTTATGGTCAGGGCCAAGGACAGGGATACAGACCTGGACCTGGTTATGGTCAGGGCCAAGGACAGGGACAGGGACAGGGACAGGGACAGGGACACGGACCTGGACCTGGTTATGGTCAGGGCCAAGGCCAGGGATATGGACCTGGACCTGGTTATGGTCCAGGCCAAGGACAGGGATATGGACCTGGACCTGGCTATGGAAACGGCCAAGGACATGGACCGAGCCATGGAGGGTGCCATGGACCGGGCCATGGACACGGCCACAGGCACAGGCACAGGCACAGGAATGGTCACAGGCATGAGCGATGTCACAAGAAAGGAAATCACTCTCGGGGGGTAAGACTCAgtcattttctaaaatgtgattCTTACATGTTTGGTTTGCTCCAgaaattaaattgtatttagacttcaaattgtgaaaaatggaACAAAAAAGTCGTGCAATAATGTCAACTAATCCCAGCacatcacagagctgctgtACATTGGTCCAATATTAGCAAATTATTCCAAATCTTTTGCACTGAGTGGTAGACTATCATTTTTATGTTCTCAAATGTAAGTATGTAGACAAAACGGCTATAATTGAAGTTTCATATTGGTTTTGTAGATGATTGAAGTGATTCACTGATGTCTGTGGTATGTTTATCCCTTCTGTAGTCCTCCAGCAGCTCCTGCAGCAGCGACTCGGACTAGATAAAGATTCCTGggataggaggaggaggaggaagaagacaaGATGGCACCTGGAGACCTTCATCCTGCTACTATATATTATAATCAATCAAAGCATTTATACGAAAAAAGTATTCAGAGTCTCTGACTCTCTCTTGACATCCATCCAGGATCCAACAATGCTGGATGTTTGAAAATGATTTTAGATTAGCCATGTTATGACCGGTTGACATGATCTGATGCTATTAAGCTTTTCTTGATATTTCATAACTTTGTTGAGAGAGACGCATTTCAGACATTATTGTATCCATGATTGAGTTTGTGAGAAACAAAGTGCTTTCTGTGTATGATACAGCTAGTAAAGTAACGATGCAATGTCTTGGTTTTTTTATTGGATTTTTTCTccattcttcttctttggtACTCTGGCTAATGTTAAGGTGTGCTCTTTATTTGCCTAGGGAAGGTCGACGTCACACCCTGAAACTTCCAGTCTAATCTCATTTTGATAGCCTGTGCAATCAAGCACTTGTACATGTTGATATCCACCCTTGCCACCATTTCTTGGACTATTTTTGGTGTTCTGGGAATACCCTGGATCCTGTGGAAACACGCATCAGAAACTTTAGCCTCCTTACTGCGTGTGTTACTGTTTGCTTGATCCCATAGATGCTCCATGGTAAACAAAACAGATCCGTCTCACTCGTCATTGATTCACGGAAAAAAATGGTTTCTCTCCAAAGGCCAGTGCAGTCACCCTAATCTCATTTTGATAGCCTGTGCAATCAAACACTTGttaaagtatagtatagtatagcatATTATAGTACGGGATCTAAGCACGCTTGGCCTCCACCCCTGGCACAAAACTGCTAAACACTCTGACCCCCCCTCACATTCACCCCCCCTCCCACACCCTCCCAGTAAAAACTTTATTTACTAAGGTACCCACCAACAAATCCTTGGTCAACTAAACATCAACAACCTACGGGTTTCGGTGTTAACACACACTACACGGCGCTACTAAATACACATACACGCTGCTGacaataaataacaaaacagtAGCGACATACGAGGTGCATGTAAAGGATACAAGCTACGGCCATACAGTGAATCATACAATAATAACAAGCTCACACTTGCTTTCAGGTGCGGGATATTACTGAATAAGTGGATATTGAGCAAGAAAATCGGTAGTGCACGGAAGGAA
This window encodes:
- the LOC120569312 gene encoding glycine-rich cell wall structural protein 2-like is translated as MYGQNQGNQYPPGYPNNPQQMPGGFPQYPPGTVPGPNYPPQPYGPHGGQQGHGPGPGYGQGQGQGYRPGPGYGQGQGQGQGQGQGQGHGPGPGYGQGQGQGYGPGPGYGPGQGQGYGPGPGYGNGQGHGPSHGGCHGPGHGHGHRHRHRHRNGHRHERCHKKGNHSRGSSSSSCSSDSD